In the genome of Mytilus edulis chromosome 3, xbMytEdul2.2, whole genome shotgun sequence, one region contains:
- the LOC139517471 gene encoding uncharacterized protein isoform X1, with translation MSAFSIKRQITYRPHEALERMLNKTTLSTQRVQHNNVIDLGNRMLLVKDDDSKERQEKLLSHVLDEAEARHTRELRAALKRLRDQKDEEKKRAVERERNYYEKKAERIETQRNELEAERFRELTKKLEKEKQAALAEQWEYCERLKEEAIVEAKIELTKQLRKEFTVEKEQAIAEALKKQKEKLLTKEKENIEKTIKECEEKARKEAERVAKLHQKEIDRLNDRYNALERKYQIEYSHRHRVEEDFRCLQDDYKRFLDHTDGKFHSDYLMRLRYTGLRLANKRISDVTYEDVYQLK, from the exons ATGTCTGCATTTTCGATCAAAAGGCAGATTACATATCGTCCCCATGAAGCTCTCGAGCGAATGCTGAACAAAACAACTCTTTCAACCCAAAGAGTTCAACATAATAATGTCATTG ACTTGGGGAATCGTATGTTGTTGGTTAAAGATGATGATTCCAAAGAAAGACAGGAAAAACTGCTCAGCCATGTTTTAGATGAAGCAGAGGCAAGACATACTAGAGAACTTCGAGCTGCTCTAAAGAGACTTAGAGATCAGAAAGATGAAGAAAAGAAAAGAGCAGTGGAAAGAGAAAGAAAT TATTATGAAAAGAAAGCAGAAAGAATTGAAACACAAAGAAATGAACTTGAAGCAGAGAGATTTCGGGAACTGACCaagaaattagaaaaagaaaaacaagcaGCTCTTGCTGAACAGTGGGAGTATTGTGAAAGACTAAAGGAGGAGGCTATAGTAGAGGCTAAAATAGAATTGACAAAACAATTACGGAAGGAATTCACAGTAGAAAAGGAGCAGGCTATAGCTGAGGCATTGAAAAAACAAAAG GAAAAACTTTTgaccaaagaaaaagaaaacatagaGAAAACAATTAAAGAATGTGAAGAAAAGGCTAGAAAGGAAGCAGAGAGAGTTGCCAAAttacatcaaaaagaaatagACAGATTAAATGATAG GTATAATGCTCTAGAGCGAAAATATCAAATAGAATATTCTCACAGACATCGAGTTGAAGAAGATTTCAGA TGCTTACAAGATGATTACAAAAGATTCTTGGATCACACAGATGGCAAGTTCCATTCAGATTATTTAATGAGATTACGATACACTGGATTAAGATTAGCTAACAAAAGAATAAGTGATGTCACTTATGAAGATGTTTACCAATTaaaataa
- the LOC139517471 gene encoding uncharacterized protein isoform X2, with the protein MKRQFRCKSAHVTREEIKHESLVKYLANRPKSGKNDLGNRMLLVKDDDSKERQEKLLSHVLDEAEARHTRELRAALKRLRDQKDEEKKRAVERERNYYEKKAERIETQRNELEAERFRELTKKLEKEKQAALAEQWEYCERLKEEAIVEAKIELTKQLRKEFTVEKEQAIAEALKKQKEKLLTKEKENIEKTIKECEEKARKEAERVAKLHQKEIDRLNDRYNALERKYQIEYSHRHRVEEDFRCLQDDYKRFLDHTDGKFHSDYLMRLRYTGLRLANKRISDVTYEDVYQLK; encoded by the exons atgaaacgtCAATTTCGTTGTAAAAGTGCACATGTTACTAGAGAGGAAATTAAACATGAAAGTTTGGTAAAATACCTTGCTAACAGACCAAAATCTGGGAAAAATG ACTTGGGGAATCGTATGTTGTTGGTTAAAGATGATGATTCCAAAGAAAGACAGGAAAAACTGCTCAGCCATGTTTTAGATGAAGCAGAGGCAAGACATACTAGAGAACTTCGAGCTGCTCTAAAGAGACTTAGAGATCAGAAAGATGAAGAAAAGAAAAGAGCAGTGGAAAGAGAAAGAAAT TATTATGAAAAGAAAGCAGAAAGAATTGAAACACAAAGAAATGAACTTGAAGCAGAGAGATTTCGGGAACTGACCaagaaattagaaaaagaaaaacaagcaGCTCTTGCTGAACAGTGGGAGTATTGTGAAAGACTAAAGGAGGAGGCTATAGTAGAGGCTAAAATAGAATTGACAAAACAATTACGGAAGGAATTCACAGTAGAAAAGGAGCAGGCTATAGCTGAGGCATTGAAAAAACAAAAG GAAAAACTTTTgaccaaagaaaaagaaaacatagaGAAAACAATTAAAGAATGTGAAGAAAAGGCTAGAAAGGAAGCAGAGAGAGTTGCCAAAttacatcaaaaagaaatagACAGATTAAATGATAG GTATAATGCTCTAGAGCGAAAATATCAAATAGAATATTCTCACAGACATCGAGTTGAAGAAGATTTCAGA TGCTTACAAGATGATTACAAAAGATTCTTGGATCACACAGATGGCAAGTTCCATTCAGATTATTTAATGAGATTACGATACACTGGATTAAGATTAGCTAACAAAAGAATAAGTGATGTCACTTATGAAGATGTTTACCAATTaaaataa